CAGACCAAGCGAAGAACTCATCATCACCGTCCAAGCAATCTGTCTGTTCTCACTCTAACTGAGGGGAGTTGTCGACTCGAGGGGAGTGGCGATCGCCGTATTGACCCGCCCCCAACGATCGAGCGGCCAAAAGCGCAGCCAGGCCCGACCAATCACATTACCTTCAGGTAAAAAGCCCCAGATATGGGAGTCGTTGCTGTTGTTGCGGTTGTCCCCCATCACGAATAAGCCGCCCTCTGGCACTAAATAGGGTCCCCACTCGTAGGCAGGCGGTTCCGCGAGGTAGGGTTCCGTCAACGGGTTTCCATCTACGAGGACTTGTCCTTGATGGACTTGAACTGTTTGGCCGGGCTGGGCAATCACGCGCTTGATAAACGCCTGATCTGCGCGGTAGCCCACCTGTTGCAGGACGGGTGGCGGCTGGAAGACAACGATATCGCCGGGTCGTGGCGGATGCATCTGATAGCTGACCTTTTCCACAATCAGGCGATCGCCCACGTGTAGGGTCGGCAGCATCGAATCTGAGGGGATGAAGCGTGGTTCTGCGATCCATCCCCGGATTAATAAGGCCAGTACCGCCGCTAGTAACAGCAGCCGTAGATTATCCTTTTGACTTTGCCAGAGCTGCTGCCACCACGGGGTGACTGAATCAGGGATCGTCATCAGCCCTCGCGATCGAGCTTAAGGACAGCCATGAAAGCTTCTTGGGGCACATCGACGGTGCCGATCGCCTTCATCCGCTTTTTACCCTTGGCCTGTTTCTGCAGCAGTTTCTTCTTCCGGCTGATATCACCGCCGTAGCACTTGGCCAAGACGTCTTTG
The sequence above is a segment of the Synechococcus elongatus PCC 11801 genome. Coding sequences within it:
- the lepB gene encoding signal peptidase I gives rise to the protein MTIPDSVTPWWQQLWQSQKDNLRLLLLAAVLALLIRGWIAEPRFIPSDSMLPTLHVGDRLIVEKVSYQMHPPRPGDIVVFQPPPVLQQVGYRADQAFIKRVIAQPGQTVQVHQGQVLVDGNPLTEPYLAEPPAYEWGPYLVPEGGLFVMGDNRNNSNDSHIWGFLPEGNVIGRAWLRFWPLDRWGRVNTAIATPLESTTPLS